The sequence TCTGCCCGCGCGTTATCCAgagacagcggcgtcgcggcggCGATGCCCACGCTCGGCGGGGGTTCTGCGGGATCTGGACACGGCGTCATCAAGGCAAGCCCTTCACCTCTTCTCCTTTCATATCAACTTTTGGGCTCCAAAAATTTCGGGGATTCGATTTCCAGAGTTTTGCATTTGGGGATTTTTGGTCTGTTGATTTTTTGTTGTATCACGATCCACAAAAATATCGTGAATCAAGTAGTTCTCTACCTGTATATAGTGTCGTATTACATAAGTACGTAGTGGCTCACATAGCCCTTGAATAGCTAACTGCTGTTTCTTAGTAACGCAAAGTTAGAAATTCAGAATGTCGAGAGAAACTGCGCTGGAGCATAATAAGCTGTTGCAATGCACAAGCTCTTTTGCTAGTATATCTAAAAAGTGGAAACGAAAAAAAAAGCAGCAAAGTGCACGATGGCTTCAACCAACTAGCGATTTTTTTTTCAGGATTCAAACTGGCGATCATAGCTTCTTTCTTTTTGAGAATTAACTAGCGATCAGATAGGTATACTAACCAGCGACCAGACCTCCACCAATAATAAACCCAGCGATAGTGGATGTGACtactaagtactccctctgttccctcATAACCTTTTAGCTTTTCCTTGATTCGTGTATGTATACGCATTTTAGTATGTATGTTCACTCATTTTAGCATGTATGTAATCAATATTGAAAtagctaaaaggtcttatattaggaAACGGAGGGAGTGCATGATTATTGCACCCAAAAGTTGGTGGGATAATGCAGTTGCCTCTGTACTTTATGTTTCATGTCAGGAACAGGGGAATCGTTGCTCTATttgatactcccttcgtcccaaaataagtgtactttgggacggagggagtagctaattTGATTGAAGGTGTTGGAACCAAACAGTTGGTGTTTGGGTGAAGCTTTGGCTTGGTGGGCGGGGATAGTAACATAAGTTTTATCTTTTTCTCCAGAAAGTTTTGCCACTACTTAACATCTTATTTACGCTGGAAAAAGAAATAAACAAGTGAAATAAATTATGTAAGACGTGATCCGTAATTGAGTTCTTATATTTGTAATCATATTGTTGCATTACCTCATTAGTCTCCTTGCTTGCTTTTGAAGAGCTTTTGTGTTTGACTGACAGTTTTTTTTTGCTGTAGGGGAAGAAAGGGAACGCGATTGCTGACAGTAATGACCCTGCTAGAGCGTTTGCAAACAAGTTTAGAGTCACATATGGAAAGGACGAGTCTGAGGCGAATTCTGAAGATTGGAATAGCATTCTCTCCATAGAAAAGATGCTGAGCCTTCCTCCTGATCGTGAACCGAAGGAGTATTTCACGGAATTGGACCAAAATCTGTATAAAGTACGAGATGCACGTTTTTCTGTTCATCTTGCTGGCTATATAGATTACAGATGGATTAAAATGTTGATGATTCTTGATGTAGGTAGTCAAAACCATTGAAGGAAGGAAATTGGAACCCAAGAGAGAAAGATTGGTGAAGGACCTACGACTTTTGATAGAGCAGTTCCTTGAGATGATGGAAACTGGCGTATTTCTCAATGAGGACAGACAGGTTGATTCAAGCTTTTTAAGTATAATTATGGATTTGTCAGCATagtgttatactccctccgttccaaaatagatacccaactttatactaaagttagtacaaagttgagtcatctattttggaacggagggagtagatgtttgTTTTATTCGATTGTAGTGTGGTTGGTGCAAGTTTTTTGAAGCAATAATTATGGATTTGAGAGCAATAATGTTATAGATGTTTGTTTTATTCGATTGCAGTGTGGTTGGTACCTTTCTGTTACACATAAATACAACTAGTGCTGCATCTTTGTGTGATTCAATGTACCTTGCTAAATGCTGCCTAGCGCGTAGCTCGGGACAAAAGGTGGAGCAACATAGAAAACGTATATAGAGTAGAATAGTGAAGGTTTGTCATCCAGGAGGGAATTGGCCTGTTCCCACTATTCTCAGCCAATGGTACGATTTCTGAGACTGGTGTCTTGTGCTCTTTGGGTACAAATATAGGGATTGATCCCTAAAACATGCTCCCTCCGCTgaaaatacttatcatcaaaatagataaaatgagatgtatctagaactaaaatatgtctagatccatcccattttatccattttgatgacaagtatttctggacggagggagtataagggtAGGTGAGTTTCAGCATGGAGACTTCACAGGGCAAAAGGCCATCTGAATATTTTTGTTGGTTGACAGAAAATTATCTTCTCCTGATGATTTACTTGCTGTAAAGGTCCAAGTATTCTTGAACTTTAGACCACAAATAATCACTTTAATGGTCTGAGCTGCATGGTTAACTAGCATTATATGTTATTAAATGTTTTTGAGTAGATGATAAGAGTCATACAGCTGATATCGGACATGTTCTTCCTTCTGTATTAATAACTGGAGTGTAGAAGGTACACCTGAGAATAAAGATCTAGGTTGGCTCTGTGCTGATTGAGTGACTTCTATGTGCGAAATAACCCTTTTTACTTAAAGGCTGAACGTTTTAGTGAGCCTGCACAtttcatgtactccctccgatccagaTTACTTgttgctcaaacggatgtatctagacgtatttcagtgctagatacatccatttgagcgaaaagtaatatggatcggagtaGTTAATTACATACTCAAATTGGTTCGTATTTGTTGCACTGTCGGGGCCTCCTCTTCAACATTTCCTTGATACAAACTGTTGAAGGCCCTTTGCTGAATGCACATTCCATGCGCTTTGTGTAAATCTGTATCATGTAGTAATAACAAGCAGTCAACAACTATGTAGTGAGCAAATAAATGTGTACTATGTGCTGTGCTTAGTCTTTAGCTATTTCCTTGTCTATCCAGTACTAGAATAGTTATTGCTAAGTGTGTGTGGTCCAACGTCTAGACGTATTTGTCAGTGTTCATGTTTAGGTATATGGAGGTGCATTAATTTTTTAATTCTCATGCAGAGAGCAGCTTTGCAAGCAAAAGACTGGCTCGAGAAGAAGCTGAAGGTGCAGAGCTCGGTTCCATTATATGAAGATCCTGTCCTAAAATGTTCTGATTTAGACAGGTGGATTAAAAATCTATCATCTAGGAAGAACTCTTGAGGTAATTCTGGGACACATCATTAATTGAacatttctactccctccgttcctaaatatttgtctttctagagatatcaacaagtgactacatacagaacaaaatggtTGAATCTACAGTTtaaaatatatctacatacatccatatgttgtaaccatttgaaatgcctagaaagacaaatatttaggaacggagggagtagtagtttattTGCAAGTTTTAGTTACTCCTTCCATTACATAACACTATATAGGGGGTCCTTCTCTTTTCTCATTGATTGGTATGTCTTTTTTCTCCGATTCAAATCTTAATCACAGTAGTCATAGATGAGCTCGTTTTCTGAAAACCTAAGACTTCTTCGTTCATTAGAATATATACATATAATTAGCATAAAATATATGATTAGAACTTTTTTCATTAGAATGAAACCTAGGACTCTTTCGTTGATTAGCACTTGTACCCATATTTCTCTCTATGCCCTGATGGAGTGATGCAGTAGTCGCATTTGCCAAATTAAAAATGCATTTATTTTCCATCTGCAATGTATAACTAAGATGCTGTATCCAAATAATCatttctatgcatttatgttttgcattcCCATCCTTTCTTATTGTTAGTGTATTAGTCCATTTAGACTAGCTTCAGTTTGAAAGAGGACCCTGTCTAAACCTTTCTTGTTGTGAACAGGCTTGCATTGGAAGATTTTGAGAATGTGCGAATTGAGGAATTATCTTTAAACCCAAGCCAAGAAGGTGCTCTGAGCAATTTTATCAACTACTTCTGTGATCGGTTGTGTGACCATAAACAGCGATTTACATATAAACATGAAGAGCATACTTGCCGCCTGTTAGAATTTCAGAGACCTAATAAACAGCCACCGAGATGGATGTTGATTAAATTGATAAAAGATGCTGCCCGAGCCGGTATTTACATGAGAAGTGATAATCTATACCTTTCTGCTTTTAGTAACAAAGATGATGAAATCTTTGAGCTTGTGACGCATCCTTCTTACCGAATAATCAAAGATTCTATTCCATTCGGATGTAGCACGGAGTACCCCAGCATGATGAACTATGAAAGAACTAAATATGTTCCAGCAGATCAAACTGAGAAGAGGTTGCTGGAGATAATTCTTAACATGGATAAATTTGAACATGGCGTTGAAGTGCTGTCAAATTATGACCATGCCATTATGTCAGATCCGCTTGTGAGCCAGGATGTGAGACAACAAAAGATTCAAGAAGTCCAAGAGGCTTTAGCTCGAAAGGCAGTGGTTCTAGGGGAAGTTTCCCGCATTGTAGAGTTATTCTTATCTGTGATTCAGAAATGGAAGGAAGGCCGTTCATTCCTTACAAAACTGTTGTTTGAGTATATGATGCATTGGAAAGTTATGTCAGATAAGGTTCGCAATGGTAGTGTTGATGATCAGTTTAGCAAAGAAATTGAGTCTGTAATCTTGCTGAAGTTCAGATCTGATGCAATTAAGCTTCTCAATGTGGTGTGCAACTCCAAGGGGCCTGGACTTGATAAGAAGAGACCCACGGAACCTGGTGATGATGACAAAGGATCAGAGGATCCTGGTGATGATGACAAAAGATCAGAGGATCCTGGTGACGATGACAAAGGATCAGAGGATCCTTGTGACAATGACAAAGGATCAGAGGTTCCTGGGTCAAGCTATGGACTGACTGGTCACGATAAGGATAAGAAAGGAAACAGACCTGGATCTGAACCATTTGATAGTTGCGATGTCAACCTGGAGGGTGGCCGTGAGGGTGGAGAACAGAAGAACTATAATGATAGCATGCCAGGGATAAGCTCTAGACCACTTGATAGTTGTGATGTcaacctggagggtgcccgcgagggTGGAAAACAGAAGGAGAATGATAGCATGCCAGGGACAAGTGACATGAGCAAAATCGCAATAGCTTTCATGCTAGGATTGGCTGTTAACAAGAACTTGCTCGAGCCTTTGATCAGGAAAAGAAGTTTAGAACCTTTCGTCATCACAAAAAAAGGGGTGAACTTCTCAATCATCAGCCGAAGGAGTGTGGAACCTTTGCCATTGCTACCTGGTTCTCCAGGATCTGAACATGCAACTGGTTTGGGTCAAGTGCTGCCATTAATACCAGATTCTTCAATGTCTTTACATGGACATGGTCTGGATCCGCTGCTGCTGCCAGGGACAATTCCACGTGGCCCTGCTGTCAGCTCGTTTGGACGGTCTTTACATGGACATGGTTTGGATCTGATTGTGCCGAGGATGCTGCCATGGATAATTCCACCTGTCCTTGCTGTCAGCTCTTCTGGACGTGGATTGGAGATGGTTCTAGAGCCGAGCCGCTATAAAACTCCTGATTTTTCCTTGATTTCTTTAGACGAACCAGATCTGGGTGAGGCGCAAGAACGGATCAGTGCTAGTGGGAGTTCGAGTGCTAGTGGGAGTTCGACCGAGGAAGATATGGTTAGCTTCTTCCAGGAATTTATCTCCTCGGAATCATATCCTCTTTCTACAGGCCAGACACTTCTTGAAATTTTCTGTATCCACACAAACTTGAGCTTGATAAAGACTATTGTTCTGTATGATGATCGAGGTGGTAATCTTATCTATGAGTCCAAGAAAGGAGAAAAGGAGCAGTTTATCAAAAGACGCTCTAATTGGTTGTCCGAGCATACAGGAAAAAAACAATCCGCTTTCATTGTACGCTATCTATTTATAAATTAGGTCATCATATTCTTTTCCTGATTGTGGTGAATTTCCTGCTGAAGTTTCTATAATATATATGCAGGATTGCCTTGTTCTTGAAGGCCCAAGCCGTCCTATGACTGCTCATGCAGACTTGTGGATCGTTCAAATTGATGTGCCAGCTGAATCATCTTTTATTAAGCTTGAAGATGAAGATCCTGAAGTACCCGGGAGTGTATTTGAGGCCACATTACtgttggatgatgattacattgacaAAACCAATAGCAGTTTGATTTCTTTGAGAGGTGGCTTTCTGAATATTACATTGGTGACTTTCAGCAATGCAGTGTCATCATCAGTCAGATTGGCATTTCATGTTTCTCCTATTAGCAGTTTTGGTGATTGCCCTAAAGTGGAGGGTGACCTTGCATTATATGTTGAAAATTATCCAGTTGGTTTCAGTATCTTGAAGAATCAAGTCGAGGATGATGCTGTACATTTGGTGAGACTGGGTCCTTCTGTTTTCGAACTTCCCTTGACAAGGCATGTTCTTGCACTGCCCATTGGTTCTACTGTACATGTCTTAGGGACTTTGAAACTACCAAGTTTGGAAGTGTGTGTGGATCAGCATTTGCGGCTCGACAAGAACGTTATTCGGGCTGAATGGCATATGGATTCTAGCGTGAGTGCTGCTATATGGATTGAGTCAAGTTCATGTTTCTAGACTCTCCACCGCACAACAGGTAAGATACTGTTTTTAGTTGCAATATTTCAGTTAGCAGGAAGTTTCTAAATGCTCTATTTGTATGAGTGCCTAATGGGAGATCTGAAATTACTGTACCTATTGTAATTGATTTAGTGACCATGATAAAATAATGCTCTCTTTATTAAACTAAAGAACCAACGTATTTGGCATATTTATCTATCTACTCCCtccttcctaaatataagtctttttagagatggactacatacggatgtgtatAGACGTAGTCTAGAGTATCCACTgttcatattggaatctctagaaagacttatatttaggaacggagggagtatttctctaTCTAGAATATCCACTGTGCCAGATGTATCAATTGATTATGTCTATTTTGTCTTGATCAGATGTATCAATTGATTATGTCTATTTTGTCTTGATCAGTTCGTGCTCTTGGTCCACTTCCTACATCTTGCTGCATGTACATGCTTGCTCTCGAATTGGAGGAGTGCCACAGAGAATAACACACTTTTTGCTTGCCCGATTGCTAATTGACATGTTGGATTCATATGAACCACGGCTTGGATCTGTTGTGCTTCTGGAATTCCTGAATCAGTTTGAAGAGGCAGAGAAGATTGTAATTTCTTTAGTGTATTTTGGTGGTGTGTAGAAACAGTAGCTACTTTGACTAGCTCGGTCTAGTTTGGCATGTAAGGTGTTAAAATCCTTGCCTACTCATTACTAGTGCCGAAGTGCGTGACGGTGAGAACACCCATCTGAACTTTTTATTGTTGGTTTGGTTAAAGGTACGAAATGAAGAGTGGAGTGAACCGGTTGTAATTTTTGTTCGGGAATTGACGGCCTGCATGGCATGCCATGCCATGGTAAAGGAAtggaaaaagaaaaagataagACACTAGAAAAAGAAGTACTAATAGTGGGAATCTGTAGCTAGTTTAGTGTCATTTTTGTTTATTTGGCAATCAAGTGATCAGCGACACTATTTTTATTTTCATAACCTACCGTGAGTACAGGTTGAATCTAATTTGCTTTTGTATTTATTTTGATTACTGATTGCATTTTAGTTTCTGTAAAATTTAGAGGGAAACTCGCAGTGCAGTGATCCCATTATTACTGACGAAAGAACAGCGGTTCAGAAATATAGGGAGAGCCCAAGGCGTTAGCTCGGTGCGAGAATTTTAACTGCAGCTTCGTAGGGCCCTTAGACTAGTCATAATGGGTAGTAACTCTACCCAACTTAGGCCGTGTTCGGCTCCACTCCGCTTAGGAGCGGAGCGGCCTAAACTGAGCTCCACAACTCCGTGGAGTTGAGTGGATGGGATGGATTCCGAAGCGAGTCTTatagtagtaacatgcatatgtatATGTTACTAGTTTATATTACCACATCTACAACGAGGGATAACATATGTGTGgtatcatgcaacacttcatttatttggTTGTAGATTTATTTTGTCTTGATTtttgtgatgttacagtaactagctatgttatcacATGCCCCTATTTTTCATTAATTActtgtcacatcatctattttacCTAGAGATGTATGATGTTACCATCTATGTTACTCTCATTGTGGGTACttttagagcaagtataatagtcATATTCAACAGGCTACAATGGAGTCCATATGAGCAAAAATCTGAGTTggagaaaaaaatagaaaggaGAGAGAAGGAGTGGGCTCTTCGTGAAGCGCCGGGGTAAGGCACAGAACGCGAGAACCCGATGCGAGCGCTAGCGACACCGCTTCTGATCCCCTGCGTCTCCCTTCCCTCGTTCGCTTCACTTTTCACCTTGGGCGTGTGAAATCCATCCTTGCCTCGCTCCAAATCGCTTTAAAGCTTCCAGCTTCCCCAAATCGCCCCTCCCCCCAACTCTAGAACAGCCGCTGGCGCCGCATCAACAAGATGGGTCAGCAGTCAAAAGGTCGCATGCGGCGATGCCTCAGGTCATCCCGCCGCCGCTGCTTCAATTCGTTCCGCCGTTGATGCCGCACCTCGTCCCGCCGCTTGCGCCACACCTCGTCCCGCCATCACGCTAGCCCGGACCAGGTGCCCGGATTCCCCCATGGCCACCAACTGCAGCGGCGGCCTCTGCACCATGCTGGCTCCCCAGACGCAAGGCCGTTTGTGGAACAAGATGTGTGCTGACATCACCTATTGCAGTGCACCCTGtggtgcaaatgccacgtacgCGCCCGAGAACGCGTGCCCACATTACGCCATCCCAGAATAGTGTCACACTTAGAAATTAGAACGTCAATACATTTTGATCTTgcatcccgtcacattccaaattactaccacactATATTTAATTGTTAACCTGTTCACaacgatcaaaacctaaatggtttcccacttaggagcgtattagtactcggttataaatactacctactccaagattactgcacattcctcctcaactcctcatccacaaaaacaaacaagtctttCATCGTCTTTCCCTTGCGACTGCCATGGcccgcatgagttctgggtcgagagattgctactagggagaggcgagcatggaagcggaaaaCACGAGAGATGTCCCTCCTTGCCACGAAAGCAGCCGGCATGTCCTGCCGCGctgccgtagcagcacagaggtcgaCAGAGGTCTCGCCGCACCGTTGCTGCAACAGGCTGGTTCGGCCGCACCGCAGAAGCAGCAAAGATGTCCCACCGCgacgcgaatgcagcagagatgtcctcccgtgccgtggcggcctgggaaaatgtctcgcgggcaggcaagGACTCTCACAGGCGCATGCCGCTATGCTCGATGACCTGATGGGTCGGATCTCCGGCTGGATGAAGCTGCAGGACAAGATGAATGCCTCGTTTGAAAATGCTACCGGTGTCATCCGGGGACTAGGGGAGGACAAGGAGAAGCTCTGCAACCGAGCGCGACTTGCTGAGGccgttggatcttacatcaagatccgtgcaaaactttcttttcagattttctttttactctcttaaatctcagtcgagtgagacatagccacgccattaaacagggactcgggcgccattaatgtagACGTTGTAAGAGAGGTGGGCGGCGAATGGATGTCAAAGGGAtatcctcccgataagcacgcgcaggggtctgatcgcacgcctctcatactcaaatagctaccccacacgacacctcctagctaataaaaaaggggacgcgtggcagcacgtaagcggtaagtagaacacccacgctttcaataatacttgtgattccaattgtaacgtgacaacacttgttccaaaatgactttgtcaattgttaatgtgtgcgcctttgcaaatcggacaattttttttaccacaacatgttggtgccatgtcatatgacaccatgccaagtttcatgatttttaggcgagttttggatttgcagGAATTTTAAAACCAAATTTCTAGATGTTTCCGGCCAAGCCACAATGCCCAGAtctttgaattccattcccatttcttgcgtgggacctagaaattcgcccaagtacacatatatgattttttcaactaactttggcgcattggagcatgtgcttgtagttcaaatttgaattatgtgcattaaatgcctagaaactcgattaatgtataaaaaggtctaacgaacccggaataattccaaaatttagcatgaaacTCCTATTGGTCTAAGCTACCTCTAtaaaaaatcaaggcgggagaaggGAGTGTATGCCATTTCacgcacggaggtgacacgttccctctcggaagcacgagccttcttgagagaagctccggtttgcaagaagcttataccaaagcttgtcccaatctggccaaaaaatttaccacaacatgttggtgctatgtgatatgtctccaacgtatctacttttcctaacgcttttcctcttgttttggactctaatttgcatgatttgaattaaactaaccccagactgacgttgttttcagcagaactaccatggtgttgtttttgtatagaaataaaagttctcggaatggaacgacactttgcgaggaatttttatcaataaagagaatttctggagccaagatccaccggaggggggcacctgggtgggcacaacccaccagggcgcccccctcccggcccgcccaggtgggttgtccccacctggtggccctgcggACCTCAACCATtacactataaaatcacatattcggagaaaaaaatcagggagaaagaattatcacgatccacgagatggagctgctgtcacctcctattcttcatcgggaggccagatccggagtccgtttggggctccggagagggggatcttcgttcttcgtcatcaccaatccttctccgtcaccaattccatgatgctccccaccggaagtgagtaattccttcgtaggctcgctggtcggtgaggagttggatgagattcatcatgtaatctagttagttttgttagggcttgatccctagtatccactatgttctgagattgatgttgctatgactttgccatgcttaatgcttgtcactttgggccgggtgccatgatttcagatctgaaccgtttatattatcatcattatatccatgttctagatctgatcttgcaagttatagtcacctactacatgcatgttatgatccggcaacccgagagtgacaatagtcgggaccactcccgatgatgaccgtagtttgaggagttcgtgtattcacagtgtgttaatgctttgttccggttctttattaaaagaaggccttaatatcccttagtttccaattggaccccactgccatgggagggtaggacaaaagatgtcatgcaagttctttccataagcatgtatgactatttacggaatacatgcctacattatatttatgaactggagctagtgccgtatcgccctaggttatgactgtcacatgatgaatatcatccaacaaatcactgatccaatgcctactaatttatcttatattgttcttgctaagttactactgctatcgttactagtGCACTTgatacaaaattactgctatcactgttaccgttgctgttgctgttgccagtactatcaaaactatcatattactgtgctactggtcatatattctttggctccccttgtgtcgaatctataaatttgggttgaatactctaccctcgaaaactattgcgatcccctatacttgtgggttatcaagacctttttctggcgccgttgccggggagcatagctatatttgttgagtcacttgggattattatcaatttatcactatgaagaatgtGAAGGATGCTAAgtctaagatttatccctctaagaagaggggaggtaaggaactgccatccagttctgctttaaatccaccttctgttataagtaaacttgcaacatcaCCACATGCTATTgatcctgatatgtcacaagttgttgatgatgctacttctgctatgaatgatacttatgatgatgctagtaccttgcttgatgataatgatgtgccacttggtgactttcttgatgaacaaattggtAGAGTAATTCAACATGATGTTGCTGAACCTGGTGATGAGCTTGAATCTGAAACTcctaaaacacctgctagaactagccttcctagatatgaattgcctaaggtaccggaaggttatgttatgaatgaggagacaactagagatattcttgcttgtaaggatagagatgatctagagaaattactatgcaagtataaagaaaaatctctgaatgctagaatgaaatatgatcctaagtttgctacttcacctatctttagaTGATAAGGATTACGAAGTCTCTGTCgaccagagttaattactttggttgaatctgatcctttgcatggttatgaaactgaaactgttgtggcacatcttactaagttgaatgacatagccaccctttttactcatgatgagaagactcgttattactatattctcaaattatgtccgttctcattaaagggtgatgctaaatcttggtacaacactcttgctactagttgtgtgcgtagtccccaggatatgatttactacttctctgaaaaatattttcctgctcataagaaacaagctccttgcaggaaatatttaactttgtgcaaattaaagaagagagtctcccacaagcttgggggaggctttgccagttacttaatgctttgcctgatcatcctcttaaggaaaatgaaatacttgatatcttctatagtggactaaccgatgcttctagggatttcctagatagttgtcctggttgtgttttcagggaacgaactattgggcaagctgaagaattattgaataacatattgaaaaattatgatgattggactcttcttgaaacaccggctaaacccactccgaagaagaggggtatgttatatctcagtcccgaagatatgcaagaggcaaagaaatccatgaaggaaaaaggtattaaagttgaggatgtcaAAAAAttaccccctattgaagaaatacatgggattaatacaccaccactgcctatggtggtagaggtaaattctcttgtgaaattcaatgataatgaaaatcCTCAcgatatgcaccctagccaatgccttcatgagtttgaaaactatattagaaaacaagatcacttcaatacaaatgttatgaaacaattgaaatacaattctgatatgattgctcgcttgagcgacttgttatttagaatctcaaatgatgttagaggtgttggaaagcatgcttctatggtacaaacccagttagaacaagttgctaaatctcaaagagagttgctagatgaaatgaataataacatacatgactttgctgttagagttgcaattagaggaggtaa comes from Triticum aestivum cultivar Chinese Spring chromosome 5B, IWGSC CS RefSeq v2.1, whole genome shotgun sequence and encodes:
- the LOC123111271 gene encoding uncharacterized protein isoform X2, with protein sequence MPTLGGGSAGSGHGVIKGKKGNAIADSNDPARAFANKFRVTYGKDESEANSEDWNSILSIEKMLSLPPDREPKEYFTELDQNLYKVVKTIEGRKLEPKRERLVKDLRLLIEQFLEMMETGVFLNEDRQRAALQAKDWLEKKLKVQSSVPLYEDPVLKCSDLDRWIKNLSSRKNS
- the LOC123111271 gene encoding uncharacterized protein isoform X1 is translated as MLIKLIKDAARAGIYMRSDNLYLSAFSNKDDEIFELVTHPSYRIIKDSIPFGCSTEYPSMMNYERTKYVPADQTEKRLLEIILNMDKFEHGVEVLSNYDHAIMSDPLVSQDVRQQKIQEVQEALARKAVVLGEVSRIVELFLSVIQKWKEGRSFLTKLLFEYMMHWKVMSDKVRNGSVDDQFSKEIESVILLKFRSDAIKLLNVVCNSKGPGLDKKRPTEPGDDDKGSEDPGDDDKRSEDPGDDDKGSEDPCDNDKGSEVPGSSYGLTGHDKDKKGNRPGSEPFDSCDVNLEGGREGGEQKNYNDSMPGISSRPLDSCDVNLEGAREGGKQKENDSMPGTSDMSKIAIAFMLGLAVNKNLLEPLIRKRSLEPFVITKKGVNFSIISRRSVEPLPLLPGSPGSEHATGLGQVLPLIPDSSMSLHGHGLDPLLLPGTIPRGPAVSSFGRSLHGHGLDLIVPRMLPWIIPPVLAVSSSGRGLEMVLEPSRYKTPDFSLISLDEPDLGEAQERISASGSSSASGSSTEEDMVSFFQEFISSESYPLSTGQTLLEIFCIHTNLSLIKTIVLYDDRGGNLIYESKKGEKEQFIKRRSNWLSEHTGKKQSAFIDCLVLEGPSRPMTAHADLWIVQIDVPAESSFIKLEDEDPEVPGSVFEATLLLDDDYIDKTNSSLISLRGGFLNITLVTFSNAVSSSVRLAFHVSPISSFGDCPKVEGDLALYVENYPVGFSILKNQVEDDAVHLVRLGPSVFELPLTRHVLALPIGSTVHVLGTLKLPSLEVCVDQHLRLDKNVIRAEWHMDSSVSAAIWIESSSCF